The Psychrobacillus sp. FSL K6-4046 DNA window CGGACTTCACTCCATTTCGCGGCATAGCGGTGGGGCTTCCCGTATTAATGTTGGTACGTGCATAGCCGGGGATGGGCGGAATATTATTCCCTCTCATGCATCGTTAAAGCTTGAGACACGTGGAGAAAACAGTGTGGTGCATACCTATGTGCATGAGCAGGCTATTTCCGTATTGGAAGGGGCAGCTAAAATGCACGGGGCAAACCTTTCCTATGAAATTGTAGGTGAGGCAAGAACATGCTCTTCCTCCAATGAATTGGCGGAACTTGTGATTAAGGCAGCGAAGGAAGTTGCTGGTGTAAATGAAGTTATACCTACAGCTAATTTTGCTGCTGGATCAGAGGATGCGACATTCATGATGGAACGAGTCCAACAGAATGGTGGTTTATCTACCTATTCCATTTTCGGAACAACACTAGCAGCTGGTCATCATCATGAAAGATTTGATATCGATGAAGCGGTGCTACCTATTGCATTGCAAACTTGGTTAGCTACGATCGAACAAATTTATCAACATGAAAGGTGAGTGCTAATGATTAAAATAGAAGATCAAATAACTAGTCTAATAGAATCATACGAAGAGGAAATTATCCAACTAAGTGATCGTATATGGGATATTCCAGAAACAAGATTTCAGGAGTTCGAATCTTTTAAGATATTGAGTAACTTTTTAGAGGAAAAGGGCTTCATAGTGGAGAGAGGCGTCGGCGATATTGAGACTGCCTTTACCGCTACCTTTGGGCAAGGTGGGCCGAATATTGGTATTTTAGGTGAATTCGATGCGTTGTCCGGTTTAAGCCAAAGAGCTGGAAGTCCAGTCAGAGAGCCGATTATTGAAAATGGTAATGGACATGGCTGTGGACATAATCTTTTAGGTACGGCAGGGATAGCTGCTGCTCTTGCGGTGAAGGATTTGATCGAACAAGGCAAAGTTACTGGTACCATCAAATATTTTGGTTGCCCTGGAGAAGAAGGCGGGTCGGGTAAAACGTATATGGTCAGAGACGGCGTCTTTGACGGGATTGACGCTGCCCTTACCTGGCATCCAAATTCGTATACGGGAATCTTTTCTTTTTCTTCGCTTGCGAATTATCAGGTTTATTTCTCGTTTGAAGGAAAGGCGGCTCATGCGGCTAACTCTCCACACTTAGGGAGAAGTGCGTTAGATGCTGTTGAGCTAATGAATGTAGGGGTTAACTATTTAAGAGAGCATATTATTTCCGAGGCAAAGGTACATTATGCAATTACCAATTCTGGAGGGGCGTCCCCTAATGTCGTTCAGTCAGATGCAGAAGTGTTATATTTAATCCGAGCTCCCCAGTTAAAAGATGTAGAAGCAATCTATCAGCGAGTTGTTAATATTGCGGAAGGTGCCGCGTTAATGACGGGTACAAAGCTCACGGTGAAATTTAATAAAGCCTGCTCTAATTATATTCCTAACCATACATTGAATGTTTTGATGGATGAAAAGCTTCAGCAATTTGGATTACCTACCTATAACGATGAGGAAATGGAATACGCTAAGGCGATGGCTAAAACTATTACTTCTGAAGAAGTCGAGGCTGCGGTAATTGATGCAGAAAAGCTTTCTGCATATACAGTTTCGGAAGAGTTTTATTCGGCAGATTCTCCATTCTTTACGGAAATTATTCCTTATGTGAAAAATCGTGAGGTCATGCAGGGCTCGACCGATGTAGGGGATGTCAGCTGGATTGTGCCAACTGCTCAGTTTTTCACGACTTGTTTTGTAGCGGGAACACCGTTACACACATGGCAGCTCGTATCTCAGGGGAAAACATCATTAGCACATAAAGGATTGATCTATGCGAGTAAAGTATTAGCTGCAACTGCAGTAGATTTGTTTGATAATCCACAGCTGATTGACGATGCAAAAAAAGAATTATTAAAGCAAGTGGGAGATGGATACCAAAATCCACTACCAGCAGATTTACGCCCAAGCGCTATGTAATATGAAAAATTAATCGAAACTAAAAAACAGACCAAAAAGAATAATTCTTCTTGGTCTGTTTTTTCAAATTGCCGTATTTTGATAACGGTTAGGTGAAGAAAAAGTGATACGTTAAACCAATTGCAATGCCTACTATACCCGCACTAATAAAAATTATGCCATGTGTTCTTCTATTCTTGTGTCGCATATATAAACCGGAGGCAATTTGTCCAAAACAGATCATTAGCAATAAGAAAAGTAAGATCGGTCTCATATTTTTTTCACTCGATTCTACTTAAGTATTTGTTTGCTAATTAATAATCAACTATCTATTTTATTAAATCTTTCTATCTAACATTCCCTTGAATTATGAAATAGTTTATAGCTGTCGGCAAGCTCTACTATCCACTACGCTAAACTAGAATTCTTCTACACGTTTTACTTCCAATGGTTTGTCTGAAGCAGATGTATTTTTATTTTTAATTTCGCGCTTTGCCCAATAGGTTGCAAGGAATGTACCGGTAATAACCTGCCAAGCAGAAGAAAATGCACTTGGCAACGCAGCTAATGGAGAGAAGTAACTATTAGCCAATGACACTCCTAATCCAGCGTTTTGCATACCTACTTCGATAGATATTGCACGCTGGTCCTGCTTAGATAATTTAAATAGTTTTGCTGCAAAGTAACCGAGAAGTAAACCAAATGCATTATGCAGTAACACAGCAACAAATACTAAAACTCCAGCTGTTGCAATATTCTCTTTATTACCAGCAATGATCGCAGAAATAATAATAGTGATAGCTACTATTGAAACGAGTGGTAGAATCGGAATGCTTTTTTCTGTAACAATCGGTAGAAACTTGCTTACGACTAACCCTAAAATAATAGGTATGATAATAACTTGGATAATAGACATAAACATGGACATCGGATCAACTGGAAGCCATTGCCCGGCAAATATGAGCAGTAGCAAGGGAGTCATCACGGGTGCAAGTAATGTAGAAACACTTGTCATGGTAATAGATAAGGGGACATTTCCTTTTGCTAGGAAGACCATGACGTTAGATGAGGTGCCTCCAGGAACACTTCCGAGTAATACCAATCCTGCTGCA harbors:
- a CDS encoding M20 family metallopeptidase encodes the protein MIKIEDQITSLIESYEEEIIQLSDRIWDIPETRFQEFESFKILSNFLEEKGFIVERGVGDIETAFTATFGQGGPNIGILGEFDALSGLSQRAGSPVREPIIENGNGHGCGHNLLGTAGIAAALAVKDLIEQGKVTGTIKYFGCPGEEGGSGKTYMVRDGVFDGIDAALTWHPNSYTGIFSFSSLANYQVYFSFEGKAAHAANSPHLGRSALDAVELMNVGVNYLREHIISEAKVHYAITNSGGASPNVVQSDAEVLYLIRAPQLKDVEAIYQRVVNIAEGAALMTGTKLTVKFNKACSNYIPNHTLNVLMDEKLQQFGLPTYNDEEMEYAKAMAKTITSEEVEAAVIDAEKLSAYTVSEEFYSADSPFFTEIIPYVKNREVMQGSTDVGDVSWIVPTAQFFTTCFVAGTPLHTWQLVSQGKTSLAHKGLIYASKVLAATAVDLFDNPQLIDDAKKELLKQVGDGYQNPLPADLRPSAM
- a CDS encoding bile acid:sodium symporter family protein translates to MKTLQSISNFAGKYFAFIVILFSVLAFMAPSMFTMFSAYITILLGIVMFGMGLTLKASDFKLVFTNPIPVLIGLVAQFSIMPAIAFVIAYLLNLPPQLAAGLVLLGSVPGGTSSNVMVFLAKGNVPLSITMTSVSTLLAPVMTPLLLLIFAGQWLPVDPMSMFMSIIQVIIIPIILGLVVSKFLPIVTEKSIPILPLVSIVAITIIISAIIAGNKENIATAGVLVFVAVLLHNAFGLLLGYFAAKLFKLSKQDQRAISIEVGMQNAGLGVSLANSYFSPLAALPSAFSSAWQVITGTFLATYWAKREIKNKNTSASDKPLEVKRVEEF